A section of the Candidatus Binatia bacterium genome encodes:
- a CDS encoding radical SAM protein → MANIGYIQVVRHCNHFCGFCSNPTTPYVHTFETMRVLVDDFVKRDYFGIILTGGEPTLHPELPAICRYATEQGLHVRMITNGWRMADPTFAGEMAAAGLKLVHVSVYSHRPEVEARLRGMPGTLEKAFAAVENAHANGIDVNSNCVINRLNADHLDETVAHWISHYPYVRHFVWNNLDPSMGRAEVNQAQFTPRLADFRLALHHAMLLLERTGRTFRVEKVPLCYMSAFPWTSTETRKIVKGEERIVHFLDEKQTVRQTDWEHIYAPGCSVCAVRQICGGLFDRGNAYDPAELFPIFISRDEVVERIVFDRSDPSFDKFKTLDEWRADFEKRLAETAELRQKKQETGGDLPPPEMRPADAPAVGFVSEQGVRLFEAKRRSEARKAEEAGLLLDAAEAAAKPPR, encoded by the coding sequence ATGGCGAATATCGGCTACATCCAGGTGGTTCGCCACTGCAACCACTTCTGCGGGTTCTGCTCCAATCCGACGACGCCGTACGTGCACACCTTCGAGACCATGAGGGTTTTGGTGGACGATTTCGTCAAGCGCGACTATTTCGGGATCATCCTTACGGGTGGCGAGCCCACGCTGCATCCCGAGCTGCCGGCGATCTGCCGCTACGCGACCGAGCAGGGACTCCACGTGCGCATGATCACCAACGGGTGGCGGATGGCTGACCCGACATTCGCCGGTGAAATGGCGGCGGCGGGACTCAAGCTGGTACACGTGTCCGTGTACTCGCACCGCCCGGAGGTGGAAGCGCGCTTGCGCGGCATGCCGGGTACGCTGGAGAAAGCCTTCGCCGCGGTGGAGAACGCGCACGCCAACGGCATCGACGTAAATAGCAACTGCGTGATCAACCGGCTCAACGCCGACCATCTCGACGAAACCGTCGCCCACTGGATCTCCCACTATCCGTACGTCCGCCATTTTGTCTGGAACAACCTCGATCCGTCGATGGGCCGGGCTGAGGTCAATCAGGCGCAGTTCACGCCGCGGTTGGCGGATTTCAGGCTAGCGCTGCACCACGCCATGCTCCTGCTGGAGCGCACGGGGCGGACGTTTCGGGTCGAGAAGGTGCCGCTGTGCTACATGAGCGCCTTTCCCTGGACGAGCACGGAGACCCGTAAGATCGTCAAGGGCGAGGAGCGGATCGTTCACTTCCTCGACGAGAAGCAAACCGTGCGGCAGACGGACTGGGAGCACATTTACGCACCGGGGTGCAGTGTCTGTGCGGTAAGGCAGATCTGCGGCGGGTTGTTCGACCGCGGCAACGCCTACGACCCGGCGGAGCTGTTTCCGATCTTCATTTCGCGAGACGAGGTGGTCGAGCGGATCGTCTTCGATCGGAGCGATCCGAGCTTCGACAAGTTCAAGACCCTCGACGAGTGGAGGGCCGACTTCGAGAAGCGTCTCGCCGAGACGGCTGAACTGCGGCAGAAGAAGCAAGAAACCGGCGGTGACCTGCCGCCGCCGGAGATGCGGCCGGCGGATGCGCCGGCGGTGGGGTTCGTGTCCGAGCAGGGCGTGCGCCTGTTCGAAGCCAAGCGCCGGTCCGAGGCAAGGAAGGCCGAGGAGGCGGGTTTGTTGCTCGACGCGGCCGAAGCGGCGGCCAAGCCGCCGCGCTGA
- a CDS encoding 4Fe-4S binding protein — translation MIAIDRLPGGRPTDLDIVSADVRPLTDAFGTRLDPVRLLAGLAGLGLPGARLVADDDGIVLECDDPHPWRAEVMHALTWLRAQFSPLVQVRARKCEAGAAEFVDVRRGATRIVALAEVTEAESRIGPALDDLLRRLGPGPGANAGGRVALPNIDDPPRVAVLRRFASELAERLPAHGWLPGGATVSTLVPARDGLAMVGPVGLDDGRFAGPHFLVWFRPGGLRGVSPAVLAAASRSQSALGWLGRVLGGAPGAAPAGEEILFDGLAWRASRRPTVAVPAGTDGMRIRVDATRCTACGICAQMCPEGYLRPDGKPATADAAACTRCYDCIEACPTDAIRPTWAADTAMLASALRYRDGWLSRLAGLPGPSFPAPFPPSYFMPRPDGRRPRYVLGLAVMTMQEHAAALLRDGELVGAIEHERLVRVRHAGWEPLGRPGVTAAVDPTIALEEVLCRRPVRALLEQEGITLDDIDLFAVNGLHGRYAGRISFTDGSVALPRMRTGRVVYLPHHLCHAAAAYRMAGAEDAWALTVDGRGDRECAAVWRGAQGVLDPVDTLLSLTDRSIGGVYEGVTRLLGFGTHGQGSVMALAAFGKPTYDLSDFLSLAADGTLRIHESGLTERFGHLARHPDAPLTQDHADLAASLQAALEETALALVRRHAGDGPLKALLLGGGVTLNCRMNERLRRSFRPQSVFAQPGANDAGTALGAALEAWADCGGGPTAALEHAYLGPEFDDTTIETALRRSGLRYERSASVARDTARRLANGEVICWFQGRMEFGPRALGARSIVADPRRAVTHALVNAIKQREPWRPFGPSILAGHEADWLEGAFDTRFMLFTMPVRPERRAQVPAVVHVDGTTRPQVVHPDTAPRYHALIAEFHRLSGVPMVVNTSFNRRGEPIVCTPEDALAAFVGLGADALAIGNFLVERERAAPPERRGDAELAALPGGRRLSLRLTTRCDFDCGHCTLRDQHGRPDRSFDAAEAALVEGREAGCDELVVMRGEAALRSDLPDLVGLARRMGYRFVQLQTNAAGFAEARVRDALLAAGVDAFEVQVLAPEEALHDELAGTAGSFRRVVLGLQGLVRSRRQVLVTVPVLARNLRYLGGVVALAHKLGVRRVQFNFPRPVELPDRVVTAPIPTLTLAAHHVRRAAARAQGLGMAVSTEAFPFCHLPAELRATPDATEEWRRHRIDDLHVLHESAAAARTVQRPEGPPCRRCSVRESCPKTWALYLELVGSDELKPLD, via the coding sequence GTGATAGCGATCGACAGATTGCCGGGAGGTCGCCCGACGGATCTCGATATTGTCAGCGCCGACGTGCGGCCGCTCACTGACGCTTTCGGTACGCGGCTGGATCCGGTCCGGCTTCTCGCCGGCCTTGCGGGACTGGGCCTCCCGGGGGCGCGGTTGGTCGCCGACGACGACGGAATCGTGCTCGAGTGCGACGACCCGCATCCGTGGCGCGCGGAAGTGATGCACGCCCTTACCTGGTTGCGCGCCCAGTTCTCGCCGCTCGTGCAGGTCCGCGCCCGCAAGTGCGAGGCCGGTGCCGCGGAATTCGTCGATGTGCGTCGCGGTGCAACGCGGATCGTCGCGCTTGCCGAAGTGACGGAGGCGGAGAGCCGGATCGGGCCGGCGCTCGACGACCTGCTGCGTCGGCTCGGCCCCGGACCGGGAGCAAACGCCGGAGGGAGGGTGGCGTTGCCGAACATCGACGATCCGCCACGCGTTGCCGTCCTTCGGCGATTTGCGAGCGAACTTGCCGAGCGGCTTCCTGCGCACGGTTGGCTCCCTGGCGGCGCGACGGTCTCGACGCTGGTGCCGGCGCGGGACGGACTGGCCATGGTCGGTCCCGTGGGGTTGGACGATGGTCGCTTCGCCGGACCGCACTTCCTGGTCTGGTTTCGGCCCGGCGGGCTGCGCGGGGTGTCGCCGGCGGTACTGGCGGCGGCCTCGCGTTCGCAGTCCGCGTTGGGCTGGTTGGGGCGAGTCCTCGGCGGGGCGCCGGGGGCAGCGCCGGCGGGAGAGGAGATCCTTTTCGACGGGCTGGCGTGGAGGGCGTCACGGCGGCCGACGGTGGCCGTACCGGCAGGGACCGACGGGATGCGCATACGCGTCGACGCAACGCGCTGTACCGCATGCGGTATCTGCGCGCAGATGTGTCCCGAGGGCTACCTGCGCCCCGACGGCAAGCCGGCGACGGCGGACGCCGCCGCGTGCACGCGCTGCTACGACTGCATTGAGGCCTGTCCCACCGACGCCATTCGACCCACGTGGGCGGCGGACACGGCGATGCTTGCCTCCGCGCTCCGTTACCGCGACGGTTGGCTCTCGCGGCTGGCGGGCTTGCCGGGGCCGAGCTTTCCGGCGCCGTTTCCGCCCAGCTACTTCATGCCGAGGCCCGACGGCCGGCGGCCCCGGTACGTACTCGGCCTCGCGGTCATGACGATGCAGGAGCATGCCGCCGCGCTTCTGCGCGACGGCGAACTGGTCGGCGCCATCGAACACGAACGGTTGGTGCGCGTCCGCCACGCGGGTTGGGAACCGCTGGGACGCCCGGGGGTGACCGCTGCGGTGGATCCCACGATCGCGCTCGAGGAAGTCCTCTGCCGCCGTCCCGTCCGTGCGCTGCTCGAACAGGAAGGGATCACCCTCGACGACATCGACCTCTTCGCGGTCAACGGACTGCACGGTCGCTACGCCGGCCGGATTTCGTTCACGGACGGTAGCGTGGCACTCCCCAGGATGCGTACTGGCCGTGTGGTGTACCTTCCCCATCACCTCTGCCATGCGGCGGCGGCCTATCGCATGGCGGGCGCCGAAGATGCCTGGGCGCTCACCGTCGACGGCCGCGGCGACCGCGAGTGCGCGGCGGTATGGCGCGGCGCGCAGGGCGTGCTCGATCCGGTCGACACCCTCCTGTCGCTGACCGACCGTTCCATAGGTGGCGTGTACGAAGGGGTGACGCGGCTGCTCGGTTTCGGCACTCACGGTCAGGGCAGCGTCATGGCCCTGGCGGCGTTCGGCAAGCCGACGTACGACCTTTCCGACTTCCTCTCGCTCGCTGCAGACGGAACCCTCCGCATTCACGAAAGCGGTCTGACGGAGAGGTTCGGCCATCTCGCGCGTCATCCCGATGCGCCGCTGACGCAGGACCACGCCGACCTCGCCGCGAGCCTTCAGGCCGCGCTGGAGGAGACGGCGCTGGCGCTGGTGCGACGACATGCCGGCGACGGACCCCTGAAAGCACTGCTGCTGGGCGGCGGCGTCACCCTCAACTGCCGAATGAACGAACGTCTGCGGCGCAGCTTCCGCCCGCAGTCGGTTTTCGCGCAACCCGGCGCCAACGATGCCGGCACGGCGCTCGGCGCGGCGCTCGAAGCCTGGGCGGACTGCGGAGGAGGGCCGACGGCGGCGCTGGAACATGCGTACCTCGGTCCCGAATTCGACGACACCACCATCGAGACGGCGTTGCGCCGCTCCGGCCTGCGGTACGAGCGTTCCGCGTCCGTCGCCCGGGATACCGCCCGGCGGTTGGCGAACGGTGAGGTGATCTGCTGGTTCCAGGGTCGGATGGAGTTCGGTCCCCGGGCGCTCGGTGCCCGTAGCATCGTTGCCGACCCGCGCCGGGCGGTCACCCACGCGCTCGTCAACGCCATCAAGCAGCGCGAACCCTGGCGGCCGTTCGGTCCGTCGATTCTTGCCGGCCACGAAGCCGACTGGCTCGAAGGCGCCTTCGACACCCGGTTCATGTTGTTCACCATGCCGGTGCGACCGGAGCGGCGCGCGCAGGTGCCGGCGGTTGTTCACGTCGACGGAACCACGCGTCCCCAGGTGGTCCACCCCGACACCGCCCCGCGCTATCACGCGCTCATCGCCGAGTTCCACCGACTCTCCGGCGTCCCGATGGTGGTCAATACATCGTTTAACCGGCGCGGCGAGCCGATCGTTTGCACCCCCGAGGATGCGCTCGCGGCATTCGTCGGTCTGGGTGCTGACGCTCTGGCCATCGGTAACTTCCTGGTGGAACGCGAACGGGCTGCGCCGCCCGAGCGCCGCGGCGATGCGGAGCTGGCGGCGCTGCCCGGGGGCCGCCGTCTCTCGCTGCGCCTGACTACCCGGTGCGACTTCGATTGCGGTCATTGCACGTTGCGCGATCAGCACGGCCGTCCCGACCGGTCTTTCGACGCGGCCGAGGCCGCGCTGGTCGAGGGGCGCGAAGCGGGCTGCGACGAGTTAGTGGTGATGCGCGGCGAAGCCGCGTTGCGCAGCGATCTGCCCGACCTCGTCGGGCTCGCGCGGCGGATGGGCTATCGCTTCGTGCAGTTGCAGACCAATGCCGCCGGGTTCGCCGAAGCGCGTGTGCGCGACGCCCTGCTTGCCGCGGGTGTCGACGCCTTCGAGGTGCAGGTGCTCGCGCCCGAGGAAGCGCTGCACGACGAGTTGGCGGGTACGGCCGGAAGCTTCCGCCGGGTCGTGCTCGGGTTGCAGGGCCTTGTCCGCTCGCGACGGCAGGTGCTGGTGACGGTGCCCGTGTTGGCGCGCAACCTGCGCTATCTCGGCGGCGTGGTGGCGCTCGCGCACAAGCTCGGCGTGCGGCGGGTGCAGTTCAACTTCCCGCGTCCGGTGGAACTGCCGGACCGTGTGGTGACCGCCCCGATCCCGACCCTGACGCTCGCGGCGCACCACGTCCGCCGGGCGGCGGCGCGAGCGCAGGGGCTGGGGATGGCCGTGAGCACCGAGGCGTTTCCCTTCTGTCACCTGCCTGCCGAGCTGCGCGCGACGCCCGACGCCACCGAAGAGTGGCGGCGGCATCGCATCGACGACCTGCACGTGCTGCACGAGTCGGCGGCCGCCGCGCGCACCGTGCAGCGCCCGGAAGGGCCGCCATGTCGGCGCTGTTCCGTCAGGGAGAGCTGCCCGAAGACATGGGCGCTCTATCTGGAGCTGGTCGGAAGCGACGAGCTGAAACCGCTCGATTGA